Sequence from the Orcinus orca chromosome 11, mOrcOrc1.1, whole genome shotgun sequence genome:
aaaaAGCACTGTATTACTAAAACATGctgtcatctgagccttcagcaagtcataatctttttgttgGTGGAGGGtatgaaatactgtgagaattaccaaaatgtgacgtTATCTAGAGAcataaagtgagcaaatgctgttggaacaaTGGCACCAATAGACGTGCTCGACACAGGGaagccacaaaccttcaatttgcaaaAAACGCAGTAACCGTGAAGCACAGTAAAACAAGACGTGCCTGTTTTTATCATTTAAcctctgtaagcctcagttttctcgtcGGTAAAATAAGAGTGGAAGGGTCTACACTCCGGGTTGCCAAGAAGGTTAGATAAAATCATGCCCAAGTATTCAGAGCAGCAGCCAGCAGACAGGAGGTGCTCGATAACTGTCTCCGAATGAACGAAGTAACGACCCAACCAACGAACAAGTGAGGCTGGAGCAAGAACGCAAGCAGACCAGGACCTGCACAGGGGCCGGGGGCGGGACAGCTGTTCTAGAAGCAGCTGGTCCTGCAGAACACACAGAGGGAAGCCTAGGTGCGTGTGCTCACATGAGAGTCCTGGGAAGATTCCCGAATTCCAGTCATCACTGAGGTGCCACAGGCTTACCCTTCCTCGCAGCCCAAGTGTGTTCGCAGTGGGCGCAGACATCTGCAACCACTGGTCACACCCAttttcacgtgtgtgtgtgtgtgtgtgtgtgcgtgtgcgtgtgtcttACAAAAAAACAACACGTGGTAGTCCCCGCCCCCCACATCGACAGTGCCCCGCCCCCCCAAATCCCGTGCTCTGCCTGAACCTTTGCTCTGGCAGCTCCGGAAGCCAAGGCCGGAACAGGTCTGGTGTCGGAAGTGCTGTTACCTGTTGGGCTATCAGCACGGAACTCTTGGGCCCGAGGCGCAGCAGCTTCTCCGGGGAAGGGAAGGCCAGGAAGGTGGAGACGTCTGCAGGAGGCGGGGAGGACAGGACAGGAGCTGGTTCCTGGGGGACAGGTGGCACAGGTGGCTCTGTAGAGGTCCAGATCCAGACTCCTTACCCAGAACATATGCCCCTCATGCAGGCCAGTCAAGGCTCAGAGTCCAGAATTCCCCAAAGTTCCCCAAGGGTGGGGTGCCCACAGATGCTGGCCCTGGTCGGCTCCTTGTGTAAGAGCCTCTGGGGTCGGGGCAAGCCACCTCCCTCAGACTCCAAGAGCCTGGTGCAGCCAAGTGGATCCTCGCCATGACGTGTGATGCTGCAGAAGCGACTCCAGGGCTCAAGTGGCCTCACCAGGAACTAGAGCCTCAGGCCGGGTAAGCACTGCTGGCGAGCACCAGAGGTGCCCAAAGAACCAAAGACGCCCAGCCATTTCTGGAACTGCTTCCATAAAACTGGACAATAAGCCAAATTCAACAGCTGCTGAATCTGTCCAACCCAAAGTCCTCCCAAAGCTCTATTTGGGAACCTCTGAGGGAACAGACGTGGCAGCCCTGAGTCCACCAGCCTCCCGGCCAGGAAAGGAACACCAAGTGTCCAAGCTGAGTCACCAAGCCAGCCAGTCTCTGGAATGGGGGCCATCCTTATGGGTCACCAAGATGAGTAGGAAAAAAAACTTCTAGTTATGCTTGTTCTTTACCCTATTCTTTTAGAAATACTTATATACCCCCAGCACAGTGGAAAATcctgtataactttacagttggccctctgtatccgcgGATTCAACCAGCTGAGGATCCTGCAGCACTGCAGTATACAATTACTGACTGCGTGTAACGTAGCAGCGTCACGTGTGTTATAATTTATAGATGAATAAACACATCTAGACTGAGGTACGTACAAATACAACTACGTTGGGATGATTTCCTCTTTCCACAAAGAGTGTGCAGTCAAAACTAGTTTGCAGTCACTGCCTAAGAGGATCCCACACCCATGACCCCCGTGAAAAACGTCTCAAGATTTCATGCTCGGGGGACCAGGGCTCTGATATGGCAACCACGGGACTCACCCCACCGTCAGGATCCAGCATCTTCCTGGGCGGTGCGGTCGGCCGCTCCCTCCGCTCTCCCGGCTgtggctcctcctcctcctcctcctcctcctcctcctcgtcctcgtCATCCTCACCCTCATCGTCACTGCAGAGGACAGGGTTGGCTAAAGCAGACCCTCCCTGCCCAGTGGCCCACGATGGCTCCAAGAACCCAAAGGCCCCAGCTGGGCAGGAGCCTGCACAGGGCGAGGGGCGCAGCTGCCGCCAGGGTGGGGACACGTAGAGTCACCAGGGAGCCCATCCCTCCTTGCTCATCACCGAGGGAAGCCCACGCTGCAGACAAGGAAGACCTCAATCTCGTCCCTGTCCCAAAGGAACCCACGGCCCCACTGGGGAGACAGAGAAGATGAAGAACACCGCCTGTCACAGCTgcggcccagggcctggcaggaaTACTGCCCAGGCTGAGACGCCCAGGACTGTGCTACCCACATCTCGCTGACCACAGGAAGCTATGGTTAAGGGCGAAGGAGGGGGCTGCCCTGCCTCTGAGGAAGGCTGTTCCATGTCCTCTGGACTGGGAGCCCCTTGAGCCCACCTTGGCATAGCTCCTAGCAGCGGCACTGGGCCTGGCCCTGAGGGACACAACCGACGACCTGACAAGTGAATGAAGCCAATGCAGAGACTGGAGAGGCAGGCGGAGATGGGTGCTGAGGGCTGAACCAACTCCCATCCCGATCGAGGAGGCagccccccaccaccccacccccggcctctGTGAACCCAGGAAGCCCCACTCGCCTGCATCGATCTCCTCCTACAGTCAAGCTCTAAGGCTGGTTTCAGGAACAATGCCGAGCCCCCCCGACCACTACCCACGCGTCACTACGTCACTGCTGCCCCACCTTGCCCGTCACATCATCTTGATGATCAAAGGTCATCCCTTCAGAGGCCTCCCCAACTCACCCACTCCAAAGGGTGACCTATCTCAGCCCCCATTTGTCCCTTTGCTAAACATGTGATAACTTGATTATTCTGTCTCACTCCTTGATCCCTCGCCCGTGGCAACGAGGTCTCGTGAGTCAGAAACCTTGGCTGTCTTACTGTCATATCCCTAATgcccaacacagtgcctggcacatcacagGGACTCAACCAacgtttactgaatgaataaaagcaGTAACAAAGGAGCCACTAATCCAGATTCCCCACCTGAGGGACGCCAGCACCTTGGCCATGTTGAAGCCATCCAACACTTCCTGGAGCTGCTCACAGCCTTCTTCTCCCAGGTTGTTGCCTGCTCGCAGGGGAGGGAACAGAGGGTCAGGCCGGGGGCTGGGGCCCGCCCGGCAGGCCTGGGCCGAGGCCACCACCCCTATTACCATTGAGGTCCAGTTTCTCCAGCTCCACCTTGTCAGCCACGGCCTCAGCAACAGACAGAGCAGCATCCCTCTTGATTTCACCGAATGACAAGTTCAGCTCCTAAAAAATAATGGGAAGGGGTAGAGGCGGATGATAGAAACACGGGCCGGGAGGCCTGCCACTACCCTGAAGCCTCCGTTTCCCCCTAGTTAGGGTGCAGTATACTTCTGCTATATTGCAATGACCCGTAccactctcctcctcctttttgaaAAATGAGAGACTGCAGCTCAAGAGGGGTGAAGAGACGTGCACGGAGTCACAGGCGGAGGGTGTAGAAGAAGTGGGCTATCAACCCAGGCCACCTGCCTTTGAAGGCTACAACCCTGCCACCTCCCCCCACAGCTGCTCTGCCCGCGCAGCTGTCACCCCGAGCGTGGGGGAGCCTGGACCCCGGAGGGAGgaggcagccagccagccagcaccTTCAGCTTCGGCAGGCCCCCGTGGACGGCGTCTGCGATGGCGACGGCGCCCTTGGAGCGCACCAGGCAGTCCCCGAAGTTGATCACCTCCACCTGCCGCAAGGCCTTCAGCGTCTGCGGGAAGTGAGGACCAGGGTGAGGGCCCTCCTCGAGCTGGTGCCACACCCCATATTGGTCATCACACCCTGTCCCTCCTGTATCCAGTCTGGGGGACTCATCAGCTCTTCTTGTTGCCCCCAGGTGGCCTCCTGGCCTCCGGCTAAGCCCCGTTCATGGCTCCGTTACTCACGGGAGCACGTCTCAAGGAGTCAGCAAGGCCACAAGGACTTGCCTTCCCCCTCCAGCTCCTCCAGCCCTCCAACACACCTCGAACCCTGGCCTGTTCACACCAGGCCCAATGGAGCACGGCTCCTGCCATCTCTGGGCCTCCCCACGTGCTGCTGACCCCTCTGCCTGAAACACCCCTCCCGCCCTCCTTGTCCAAAGTCCACTTGTCCTGGAGAACTTGGCCAAAATGtgacctcctccaggaagcctgccctgcGTCTGACTGAAACTTCCTGTGTGCTCCCCAACCCTTGCACACGTCTCTGCTAACACCCCACGGCAGGCCTACTAGACTCCTGTGGGGTCATGGGACACCCAGCCAGCCACTGTGCTCACGGCCCTGTGCTGTTGCCGATTAGCTACTTCCTCCCCTCCTCGAATTAgggctccttgaaggcagagtcTTTGACTCAACTGTGTGTGGCCTGCACTTAGTACAGGGATGGGCGCTAGACAGGGGCTCAATCAACAGCTGACGAAAGAATCAGTGAGGAAACAGGCTGAAGCAGCCTCCAACAGGCCTCTGAGAACAAAACCAGCGCCGACAGCCAGGGTTGCATGAAGGCAGCTTAGGATGTGGTGGTATGGACACGCAGAGCTGCCCAAAAGGGCACAGGCTAGCTTGTGACATACGCCCCGCTCTGGAGATGTTCACATGGCTGAACCCATGGGATACACACCAAGTGGGCGGGTAGGAGGGAGAGCAGCCACCTGCTGATGGGTCCATCACAAAGGCAGCAGCCAGACCCAGTCTCCGGGGCCTGCTCTGGCCCGGCCGCACCCCCTCACCTTGGCCATGGCCACGGCACCCTTCTCGGTGAAGGTGTTGTCGTTCAGGTTGATGACCCGCAGCAGGGGGTTGATGGCGAACGCCTGGGCCAGGGCAGTGACACCGGGGTGATTGAtcccgttctgcggcatgtggaccTCCTCCAGAGTCCCGATGATCTGCGAGGAGCAGGAGGGAGACAGGTGGGCCCCCAAGGAAGGGGGACAGCCCCAGGCAGGAAGGCAGCACTACACATCAGACACCAGAGGGACCTGCCCGTTTGGTGCCCGTTCAGGGCATTACCACTTCCGCCTCTCCACAACTTCACAAGGGAGACCGACCTGGGATTAGGATCACCACTAGACAAGAGATGACCAGGCATCAGAGGGGCTACGtaacctgcccagggtcacacagctctgAGCACAGGTGTCTTCGTCTGGTACCTTCTGCACTGTGGGGACCCTGGGCTCTGGCCTGACAGTCAGCCCTGGCTCTACTCTATATAACATAGCTCTGCTTGGCCTTTCTCTCTTGGGGCCCTACTGCCTTATTTGCACAATATAACTGGCATCCCACACACCACCTCCTTTTCTGGGGGCGAGGAGGGTCTTTCGTCTCTCACTCTGGCTTTGGACGCCtccctttctctgcctggaactctGTCTCCTTATGTTGTTGGCATTTTCCTGACAGGCCGACTCCTCATGCATTCAGCAGCTCTCATTTTGGATGCCTCCTCCCTCCAGGGAGACTTCCTGGATCAACCCCCCAGCACAATCCAGGGCTCTTCCTCTCTGCCCCCAGAGCACCTCATCCTTCCTCTGTCATGGCGCTCATCACTCTGGAGTAGCGAAGCCACCTTCTCGTCTGCACCCCAACAGCCCCCAAGAGCTCTAGGAGAGGCCCACGTCCCAATCGCCACTGCTACCCAGGACTGAGGACAGGCGGGCATAACTCTGTACCCAGGCACCTTCTGTTGTCTCTGGGCGCCCAGCACAGTGTGGGGGTTCACAAATAAATACAGGCAACCCAACTGAGGCACATTCCAAGTCAGGGCCTCTTAATATTTTCTGTGCCATGGACCCGTCGGGCAATCTGGGAAAGCCCCAGGGCTCCCCTCCTCAggatgattttaaattttaagttaaattatatAGAATAACAAATTCATTCGGAAGACAATTATCAAAATATTAAGAGAAGCTGCCCAAATGTGTGCTGTAGTAATCTATGTACCTCTTAAGGCAATGAATAACAAGACCTAGGTGTACCATCACTGTGATCTTAATGTACGAGAAACAAAATTTCTATCTATCTCTAACAGCGATCACTTGACAGGAAAGTATCTGTGATTTCTCCTGGTAACAAAGTTACAGGAATTTCTAAAGCTGCTGAGGTTTACTGTCTATATTCACAGCGGAAGGTAACACTGTATTTAACTCTGGTAGTGATAACAATCATGCAATTTCCCCCCAGCCATGTTCAAAGACGCCCTGAATTCTACCCACAGACCAGTGGGATCCCATGGACCCAAGTTAAGCGCCCCCCCTCTGCTTCTAAGAGCACCGAGGACGCCTGCTGAACGATGTACCCCGTCCCAGCACATGGAGGACAGCGACCAAGGGAAGGGGTGCAGAGAGGGCGTAATCTTTAATGTCACCGTGTCTATGAGGTGACCAGGCCACTCCAGCTACAGAGGAAGAGGCAGAAGCCCCTTGCAGCCAGGGGTCCAGTAAGACACAAGGCCCTTCTCCCTTGCAACGTCCGCTCTCTTGAGGCAGGTGGAGTGCCGGAAGCAGCAGAACCACGGGGGATGCTGCTGTGGCCTGAGCATGGTTAATGCTGCTAGAATATCGTCTGCCAAAGGAAATGCTTAAATTAAGAGAAGTAGGAGACAGACCCCCAATTTCCTAGCCCATGGGGCAGGTGCAGCCCTCTCACTAGCAGAGACTCAGCAGTGTCCTGGGCCCGCTGGGAGGAGCAAGGGCAAAGCAGAGGGAGCAGCGGGGACAAGGACATCCAGGGGCGTCTCATCCAGCCGCGGCTCCTGCTCCCGCCCTCCCTGCTGGCTCAAGGGCAAGTCTGATGGGCTCCACAGGCAGAAACCACTCACCCCAAAAGCCTCTGCTAAGGCAGTGGCTCCGTCGTTCTCCAGACGGTTTCTGCCAGCCATGAAGACCTTCAGGGCCAGTGGCTTGCCTTGGGCACTGGACTTCCGATGACACTCAGTCAGAGCTGCTGCCAGGATCTGGGGGGGAAAGGCAAGGGGCCCGGGCCTAAGGCAGGAGGCCCTGGTCTTCAACAAGCCATGAAACCCCAGGGTGGTGGACACGGGGACGAAGAGCTGTTCAGCAGCACAGCGTCATACCTCACCCACACCCAGCACCCTGCAGGGACAAGGGCTTTGACATCCACCACCGTGTCTGCATGTCTCGTCACCCCATGGGGTTTAGCCCCACAGCAGAGATGGGGAGCCTGAACCCGGGAGAAGGGAGACACCAACACTGAGTGGCCAACCTTAAGACAGGTCCTGGGGAAGGGGCCTCACAGCTCGCTTTACTGTCAGAAGCCCTCTGTCAGGTGGGGACCATCGTGATTCCCACTCTCCAGCTGAAGAAGCTCAGGCTCAGAGAGCGACAGAAACTCTCCTACATTCACTAAGTGGCAGACTCTGCACAGAACCCAAATCTTCCGGATCCTCCAGCATCTCTTCCACGCTCCACGATGCCTAAGGGGAGCCGGCCGAGGAGAGCAGGGCCCCGCCGCACCCATCTGACACACGCCCGTGCTCAGGCCAGCCACACGGCAGGGGCTCAGCTGCTGGGGGTGAAACCCTAAAATCTGGTTTGCCCTGACGTTGGGGTGGTGCCAGGAGGTAGCCTCTCTCCCGTGACACCAACAGAGCAGGAGTTTAAAAATGCTGTCGGTTGCTAGGTTGGAACTGGAGAGACCAGGGTAAATAAGACATCGAAGATTCAGGGGAAGTGCAGCAGAAGAGAGATAACGTTTAGAGCACCTACTAGGTCTGGAGCACTCTCGGCAAAGGTACTTTCACGCCCTGTTTCAACCTGAAAACGGGCCTGGGAGGCAGGTGGAACTGGCCTTACTCTATGACAAGGAAGCCGAGGCTCAGGGGGAGGCACATGAACTGGCTGAGCTCCCAGAGCAAATACGCGGAGGAGCTGTGACCGGCAGCTGGGTCAGTTTGCCTGCACGCAGCTCTGTTCTTGGGGCACGTACAGGACACGGGACACCACCAGCCTGACTCCGTGATGGTGGTGGGTCACGCGTGTGCTCAGGGCAGAGACCGCCAACTTCTGCTGTAGACCAGCCTCAAGGGATCTTTGCAGAGGTGGCTCTCCCAGCACATCCCactctgggctgggctggaccTGTCTTCAGTGCTGATGCAAACATTTTTATGTCTTAACACATACAGCCTATTGCCCCCTAGACTGGAGGAGCGCTGGCTGAGATGGGTGCACGAGCGTGACCTGCCCTCCCTCCTGCGGGCAGGAGACAGGCCGTCTGCAGGGGTGGCCCCTCTGGCTCCTCAGCCTGGGCCACCGCGAGCATCACGTAGGTGGCTCCTCTTGCTGCTCTGACCAGCCGTGTGGATGCAGGTTCAAATCCCACATCCGTCCCATGCTAGGTACATCATCTGGGGTGCTCAACCCAACATCGCTAAGCTCAAGTGTAGTTATCTGAAAACATGGGGACAGCGTCACCCACCTTTCAGTAAGGGCGAGAGAATTAAGGTAACACATCTTCAAAGAGAAGATGTCTCCGTTCGCTGTCTGTTCCTATGTCCTGGCCCTTTGCTCCTTTTGGTCAGAACGTGAGGGAAGGAGGATGGGAATACAGATTGGTGCTCAGCCTTTCTAGAATCTAGGCCTAAAGCAGCCAGAATGGACCAAGAAGAGAATAAACAGGGCTGGCCTCCCTAGGTGCCTTTCTACATGGACCAGCCTGACTTGCTGGCAGGATGGGGGAGGCACCCTGGGCAAGGTCCTAGCCAGGAACAAAGGTGAGCTGTGCCCAGGCCTCCCAGAGTGGTTTCTCTTTCTGGGCTCCCTCTCCCACGTGCACACGCCAGGCCTTACACGGCTCTGCCAGCTGTTCTGAGGGCACAGCAGGTCTAGTGATGCCCAAGCCCTGCATTCTGCAGAGCCAGCAGGTCGGAGTACGTATGCAATACTGCCTATGTGTTGCCaaggcaacacaggaactgaggATGGTTGCTTGGCAACCCCACACTCACAGATtccatctcctctccccactggccaCAGGCTGCTGCCTTTGAGGCCCTTCTCCtttgaagagaaaaacaacaggCCAACCATCCCAGGCAGTGGGTGGCCAAGGGCACATACTTCAGATGGACACAAATGTAGCAGGGgactgggcagggagggaggcggAGGACAATGGGGATGCGGGGAAGGGGGCTGCCGCACTCACCTTGCCGCCACCGACACCCATGCCACAGTTGTTGAGCTTGAGTTTGTGCAGGGTGAAGCAGGTGGAGCTCTTGAGCAGGGCCTCGAAGCCTCGCACGCCGTCGGGCCCGAACGCGTTGTCACTCAGGTCCAGCTCCACCAGCTGGGCCCCGGCTGTGATGAGTCCCTCCCCGAGTGAGATCTGGGCACAGAGGGAGCTCATGTCCGTTTCACAGACACGGACAAGGTGCTGCGTCTATGCCAGGCCCCCCCTGCCCTCAGAGGGCATCCAGGCTGGTGGGGAACTGGCAGAGACACAGACCATTTCATTATAGAGCTGATCATGTTATATCAGACTGAAAACCCTGCAGAAGGCTCTTAAATCACCCaaatcaatttatttaacctGCCCTCTAACCCCAGCCTCCCCTGGTTCTCGTCCATCCTTTGAGGCTGGTATCTAACTGGAGCAGCTCTCCAGGGGCTTCCTAAATCCCCCACCCAGGGAGCCCGCCCTCCAGGGCCTCCATGGGGACACCTGTCACAACCTGGATGACCCTTAACTGTCTGCCGGACTGAACTGCTTTGGAAATGAGGTTGGTGCCCAGTCATCTCAGGAGCACCAGTGCCGGCTAGATAAATGGAGGCCTGAGAAGGCAGCGCCGGCACATGGACAATCGTGCCAACAACTGACCACGAACCTCGCCCCAAGGACACTCTGGGCTAGAAGGATACACTGAGAGGCTGCCCGCTGccagccccgcccccttcccTTGAGCCATGTTCTGTCCTGTGACCCCTCCTATCCCTCCCACAAGTGCGCCTGTGCACACACAGGCTGGGAGCTCCACCCAAGAGGGGCTGAGCCCCAGGAATGCGGAAATGGAAAACAGGCAGAGGGAAGCCACCCACGATGAGAACCAAAGCAAAAAGAGTggtatcaaatgtaaaatagatagctagtgggaagcagccgcatagcacagggagatcagctcggtggtctgtgaccacctagcagggtgggatagggagggagggtgggtgggagggagaagcaagagggaggagatatggggatatatgtatatgtataactgattcactttgttataaagtagaaactaacacaccattgtaaacaattatactccaataaagatattaaaaaataaaaaaagagtggTATCGGAGAAAGGGAAGGGCCGGAGGGAGACAGGACAGCCAAGGCAGCCTGTGTGCAGAATGAGGTCGAGAGGGACCACagggtgcaggggagggaggggccaaGACGAGAGGGGTAA
This genomic interval carries:
- the RANGAP1 gene encoding ran GTPase-activating protein 1 isoform X2 produces the protein MASEDIAKLAETLAKTQVAGGQLSFKGKSLKLNTAEDAKDVIKEIEDFDGLEALRLEGNTVGVEAARVIAKALEKKSELKRCHWSDMFTGRLRSEIPPALISLGEGLITAGAQLVELDLSDNAFGPDGVRGFEALLKSSTCFTLHKLKLNNCGMGVGGGKILAAALTECHRKSSAQGKPLALKVFMAGRNRLENDGATALAEAFGIIGTLEEVHMPQNGINHPGVTALAQAFAINPLLRVINLNDNTFTEKGAVAMAKTLKALRQVEVINFGDCLVRSKGAVAIADAVHGGLPKLKELNLSFGEIKRDAALSVAEAVADKVELEKLDLNGNNLGEEGCEQLQEVLDGFNMAKVLASLSDDEGEDDEDEEEEEEEEEEEPQPGERRERPTAPPRKMLDPDGGEPAPVLSSPPPADVSTFLAFPSPEKLLRLGPKSSVLIAQQTDTSDPEKVVSAFLKVSSVFKDEATVRSAVQEAVDTLMKKAFSSSSFNSNAFLTRLLIHMGLLKSEDKIKAIANLYGPLMALNHMVQQEYFPKALAPLLLAFVTKRCCLNPWAFARTVWGVPTWWP
- the RANGAP1 gene encoding ran GTPase-activating protein 1 isoform X1 — translated: MASEDIAKLAETLAKTQVAGGQLSFKGKSLKLNTAEDAKDVIKEIEDFDGLEALRLEGNTVGVEAARVIAKALEKKSELKRCHWSDMFTGRLRSEIPPALISLGEGLITAGAQLVELDLSDNAFGPDGVRGFEALLKSSTCFTLHKLKLNNCGMGVGGGKILAAALTECHRKSSAQGKPLALKVFMAGRNRLENDGATALAEAFGIIGTLEEVHMPQNGINHPGVTALAQAFAINPLLRVINLNDNTFTEKGAVAMAKTLKALRQVEVINFGDCLVRSKGAVAIADAVHGGLPKLKELNLSFGEIKRDAALSVAEAVADKVELEKLDLNGNNLGEEGCEQLQEVLDGFNMAKVLASLSDDEGEDDEDEEEEEEEEEEEPQPGERRERPTAPPRKMLDPDGGEPAPVLSSPPPADVSTFLAFPSPEKLLRLGPKSSVLIAQQTDTSDPEKVVSAFLKVSSVFKDEATVRSAVQEAVDTLMKKAFSSSSFNSNAFLTRLLIHMGLLKSEDKIKAIANLYGPLMALNHMVQQEYFPKALAPLLLAFVTKPNGALESCSFARHNLLQTLYKV